The following coding sequences lie in one Girardinichthys multiradiatus isolate DD_20200921_A chromosome 13, DD_fGirMul_XY1, whole genome shotgun sequence genomic window:
- the plekho1a gene encoding pleckstrin homology domain-containing family O member 1-A, whose amino-acid sequence MKKSNQSRRGFQDSGPLVVQQPEKVGWIRKFCGRGIFRELWRSRYVVLKGDHLYISDKEVKDERKAQEVFDLADYERSEELRKAKSRSKKNHSRFTLLRCKQRGNTVPNLVFLAVSPEEKESWINTLNVAIIKAKNRVLDEVTIEEDSALDHLTRDRVKIPHSRRLPTRGHLMAVASTSSHGMLTLDLVAEEDGFCLDYDDDESWEDSFRVDLQKEASEGGVGGRQRAGTDVSKLRVTSKEPKVKTGSLPRGSERSWGKQSHLEPSKVHKNQQVQVLQAQSRTPQPGKRFSMQGRSRCASMDEVLSSRPAMIRSEFRSALRRCPTEEEAGSGTSTQPVGQLQSLIAQRMQRAQELLEEMRLQELQKAKAERERGGSSTYLKGINSPRLHHLRGSDSPHSSRSSGSSRSRSSDSPRLRGKDSPRLRGRESPRSKAKKNRSKATDSPRSKRSHSPAAKAADSPRLKDSPHLSGSPQSKSSDTPKLKASSDANSNRKDHSPPQKTSETPPSLNRSNSCQVEGTDSLQSSETDSPHLGGIKDTQQNQNSPGLSRSFDSSLSRTPDQQCLSPPLVPPEEELEVERRRAEAERLLEEAVSSWKEAQEVLQEVKELQSQTLRRQRRRTYEKMTTSAAAALQPAATAAAEEDDTPASPTSPEDDDESETP is encoded by the exons GTTAAAGATGAGCGCAAAGCCCAGGAAGTGTTTGACCTGGCTGACTATGAACGTTCAGAGGAGCTGAGGAAGGCGAAGAGTCGGAGCAAAAAAAACCACAGTCGCTTCACGCTGCTGCGCTGCAAGCAGCGAGGAAACACA GTTCCTAATCTGGTGTTTCTGGCGGTGAGTCCGGAGGAGAAGGAGTCCTGGATCAACACCCTGAATGTGGCCATAATCAAGGCCAAGAACAGAGTCTTAGATGAG GTGACCATTGAGGAGGATAGTGCTCTGGATCATCTCACCAGAGACCGAGTGAAGATCCCTCACAGCCGCCGGCTGCCGACCAGAGGACACCTCATGGCCGTG GCCTCCACATCCTCCCATGGCATGCTGACCCTTGACCTGGTCGCAGAGGAGGATGGATTCTGCCTTGACTATGATGACGACGAATCCTGGGAGGACAGCTTCCGGGTCGACCTGCAGAAAGAGGCCTCCGAAGGGGGGGTCGGGGGCCGTCAACGAGCTGGTACTGATGTTTCAAAGCTGCGGGTGACATCCAAAGAGCCCAAAGTGAAGACAGGTAGCCTACCAAGAGGGAGTGAGCGCTCCTGGGGTAAACAGTCCCACCTGGAGCCCTCCAAAGTCCATAAGAACCAGCAAGTCCAG GTACTTCAAGCTCAGTCTCGAACGCCGCAGCCTGGCAAGAGGTTCAGCATGCAGGGTCGGAGTCGCTGCGCCTCCATGGATGAAGTCCTCTCCTCCAG ACCGGCAATGATTCGGTCAGAGTTTCGTTCGGCTCTTCGTCGCTGTCCAACCGAAGAGGAGGCAGGCAGCGGGACTTCCACCCAGCCTGTCGGCCAGCTGCAGAGCCTCATCGCTCAGAGGATGCAGAGAGCTCAGGAGCTGCTGGAGGAAATGAGGCTGCAG GAGCTGCAGAAGGCCAAAGCTGAGAGAGAACGAGGAGGCAGCTCGACGTACCTGAAGGGCATCAACTCCCCTCGACTTCACCACCTCAGGGGCTCAGACTCTCCGCATTCCAG CAGGTCATCAGGATCTTCAAGGAGTAGGAGCAGCGACTCGCCTCGTCTCCGGGGCAAAGACTCACCTCGACTGAGAGGAAGAGAGTCTCCTCGATCCAAAGCTAAGAAGAACCGCTCCAAAGCCACCGACTCGCCTCGCTCCAAAAGATCTCACTCTCCTGCAGCCAAAGCCGCAGACTCTCCTCGCCTGAAAGATTCTCCTCATCTGAGTGGCTCTCCTCAATCAAAGAGCTCCGACACACCAAAACTCAAGGCATCATCAGACGCCAACTCCAACAGAAAGGATCACTCTCCTCCACAGAAGACCTCTGAAACTCCTCCATCCTTGAATAGATCCAACTCCTGTCAGGTGGAAGGAACTGATTCATTGCAGAGCAGTGAAACTGACTCCCCTCATCTAGGCGGCATTAAGGACACTCAACAGAATCAAAACTCCCCAGGTCTGTCCAGATCCTTCGATTCCTCTCTGTCCAGAACCCCCGACCAACAATGCCTGTCTCCTCCTCTTGTGCCGCCCGAAGAGGAGCTGGAAGTGGAGAGACGGCGCGCTGAGGCTGAGCGGCTCCTGGAGGAGGCGGTATCGTCCTGGAAAGAGGCGCAGGAAGTCCTCCAGGAGgtaaaggagctgcagagccAGACGCTGAGGCGGCAGCGCAGGAGGACCTATGAGAAGATGACAACATCGGCTGCAGCAGCTTTACAGCCTGCGGCGACCGCAGCTGCAGAGGAGGACGACACTCCTGCCTCCCCAACGTCACCGGAGGACGACGATGAATCCGAGACCCCCTGa